One stretch of Sebastes umbrosus isolate fSebUmb1 chromosome 5, fSebUmb1.pri, whole genome shotgun sequence DNA includes these proteins:
- the sgcb gene encoding beta-sarcoglycan — MASEQESSNGPVKKSMREKAIERRCINKEHNSNFKAGYVPIEEERLHKTGLRGRKGNMAVCIVVLLFLLALINLIITLVIWTVIRIGPNGCDSMEFHETGLLRFKQKADMGIVHPLHKSTVGGRKDQDLVLVGNNNPVVFQQGTTKLSVEKDKTSIVSDVGITFTDPRTQTTFFSTDFENHEFHLPKGVKVLSVKKASTERITSSASSDLTIKGDSKAIIRGNEGVNIMGRTVEFKVGGGIELRAENSIILNGSVMFNASRIPNSAGDVYFDEGMERYKLCMCADGTLFRVQVKYPNMGCQTSDNPCRKAG; from the exons ATGGCGTCTGAACAG GAGAGCTCCAATGGGCCCGTGAAGAAGTCCATGCGAGAGAAGGCGATAGAAAGACGTTGTATCAACAAGGAACACAACAGTAACTTCAAAGCAGGCTATGTGCCCATAGAAGAAGAACGTCTTCATAAGACGGGGCTGAGAGGACGCAAGGGAAACATGGCTGTCTGCATcgttgtcctcctcttcctcctcgcctTAATTAACCTCATT ATCACTCTGGTAATATGGACCGTGATCCGTATCGGTCCGAACGGGTGCGACAGTATGGAGTTCCATGAAACCGGCCTGCTGCGCTTCAAACAGAAGGCGGACATGGGCATCGTTCACCCGCTGCACAAGAGCACAGTAGGAGGCCGCAAGGACCAGGACCTAGTCCTCGTGGGCAACAATAATCCG GTTGTGTTCCAGCAAGGCACCACCAAGCTGAGCGTAGAGAAGGACAAGACGTCGATTGTCAGCGATGTTGGCATTACCTTCACGGACCCTCGCACACAGACCACGTTCTTCAGCACTGACTTTGAGAACCACGAGTTCCATTTGCCCAAAGGAGTCAAAGTCCTCAGTGTTAAAAAGGCTTCAACAGAAAGG ATCACCAGTAGTGCATCATCTGACCTGACAATTAAAGGGGACAGTAAAGCCATCATTCGTGGAAACGAGGGGGTCAACATCATGGGCCGGACCGTAGAGTTCAAAGTGGGTGGAGGCATCGAGCTCAGGGCT GAGAACAGCATCATCCTCAATGGATCAGTCATGTTCAACGCTTCACGCATCCCTAACTCAGCAGGAGATGTGTATTTCGATGAAGGCATGGAGAGGTACAAGCTCTGCATGTGTGCAGATGGGACTCTGTTCCGTGTGCAGGTGAAATATCCCAACATGGGCTGCCAGACTTCAGATAACCCCTGTAGAAAAGCTGGCTAG